The Meriones unguiculatus strain TT.TT164.6M chromosome 3, Bangor_MerUng_6.1, whole genome shotgun sequence genomic sequence GCTCGGCAGTATGACCAGGGCGTCGACCTGTGGTGAGACACTTGGGCAGATGAGGCTGATGTGAGCCGCGGGGTTATCCTCTCTGGTTTTAGAGTAGTCTGAGCAGCTTGGGATCTTTTCTTCACCCTGTTTTTGAGTTGGTTGGGGGGGATGTTAGGGGAGTGGTGGCCTCAGGAGGCTCCTGGGAATGGGAGGTGAAGTGGTCTGAGGTACTAGGCATGTAATATGTATAGGCACCTGACCTGAGGATGAGACAGCTGTGAGCTAGAGTGAGGCCTGGGTCCCAAGGTGTCCCGGGCCCCCAGTGTCCCCTGACCAATAAAGACCAATGTCTTGGCCCTGCAGGAGGGCTGGGCCTTATCTGGGTATCATCTCACCAACCCTTAGAGAGGGTGAGAGGGGTAAAGGAGAGCATGCATGGTCCACCCTGGCCTGAAGCCTGCATCAGGACTGGTGAGGTGGGCTTCAGCCTTTGGGGGACTAAGGAATAGTTTGTGGTGTCCAGAGGTCTGAACTTTGGGTTATTTTGcatttctgccccccccccactccaCTCCATAAATGGAGCTGGGTTTGTCCCAGACCTGAGGGCCTAAGAGCTGTAAGGGCTGTTGTGTTCTAGATGTCTGTGGAGGAGTAACACTGGGAGCCTCTGGCTTTGTTGCTGTGTGAGGCGTTAGAGCTGCTGAGGGTAGGTTGACCACCTATGTGCCCTCTCCAGTCGCTTAGATGTGTGTCCACAGGGCTGTGGGCTGCATTATGGGAGAGCTGTTGAATGGGTCCCCCCTGTTCCCGGGAGAGAATGACATCGAGCAACTTTGCTGTGTGCTTCGCATCCTGGGCACCCCCAGTCCTCGAGTCTGGCCGGTTAGTAGCAGCCATTGCTGGGGAGGGTCCAGGTTTGTTCATTCCCCAGCAGCAAGTGACTCTCCCTGTGTAGGTGTCCCAGGGCCCCAGTGTCCCCTGACCAATAAAGTCCAGTGTCTTAGCCCTGAAGAGGGCCTTATCTGGGTAGCATCTCAGCAACCCTGAGAGGTGAGGGGGTAAAGGAGAGCATGCGTGGGTGATGGCGCACTCTGGGCTGAATGAAGACTGGAAAGCCTGCATCAGGAGTGGAGAGGGAGGGCTGCTCTcattgcctttttctcttctgggctcAGGAGATCACAGAGCTGCCCGACTACAACAAGATCTCCTTCAAGGAGCAGGCACCAGTGCCCCTGGAGGAGGTGCTGCCTGATGCCTCTCCCCAGGCCTTGGATCTGCTGGGTCAGTTCCTCCTGTACCCTCCACATCAGCGTATCTCAGCCTCTCAGGTAGGATTAGAGGTTGTGGTCACTGTTCCTGATTCTCTGTATTTAGTAGCCAAGCTGGTGGCTCTCAGAACTTGTGTGGGGTGGAACCCCAGGAGATGGGGTTCCAGGAGGCTCAGGGCAGTAGGAGTCAGTGATCCTTGCCTCTCTCTGTCTAAGCCCTCTCCCTGTCACTGTTTCTTTCCTGCAGTCACAGGTGTTGACGGTGTGAGTGTTGTCCCCTCCTTATCCTGATTGTTCTTGTTATGTCCCTATCCCTCCTAAGTTTGCTTCTCTCAAGACTTAGGCTTTTTTTTGGGGCTTGTGCTACCGTATCCTAGCTTTTCAAAGCCTGCAGCATCTCTCTtgtctttttcagccctttttccTAGCACTATTCTATGACTTGTCTTGGGAGACATGAAGGAGTCCCTGTTCACTCCAGATGGGACTCTGATAACTAGTGTGACCTGAGTCTAGCTATAGTTTCAGGTACTTCCTGAGACTTGTGAGTTTTCTTTAGTTCCTGAGTGTGTAAGGAGCCTTCTGCCCAGAGGAAATGTTTCTGTTGGGAGGAAACAGCTTCATAACAAGTTGTCCTTGCTGCTGGGACATACTGTGTGTGCattttgtccttttctgtggtCTAAGTCCTTACCCCTTCCTCTGTTGGCAAGGCTTTTTAGCTCCGTGCCATGTTCCCAGCTGCTGGAACAGTGCTCTAGTGCACAGGCAAGCTGCGCTGCGTCAGCTGAATGATTCTGGGGACAGAGAGTGACTGAATTCCTTCCACTGCCCCTTATTTGCTACCCTCAGGCCCTTCTGCATCAGTATTTCTTCACAGCTCCTCTGCCTGCCCATCCATCTGAGCTGCCAATTCCTCAGCGTCCAGGGGGACCTGCACCCAAGGCCCACTCAGGGCCCCCCCACGTCCATGACTTCCATGTGGACCGGCCTCTTGAGGAGTCACTGCTGAACCCAGAGCTGATCCGGCCCTTCATCCCAGAAGGGTGAGATGCTGGCCcagtcctgcctgcctgccccgCAGGCCCCAGGAGCACCTGGACAGCCACGGCCTCCTGCGGCTGCGCACATCACACCTCGTCCGACTCCTTAGCCTGCTTGAGGGCTAGGCTCCAGGAGGCAGAACCATGAAGATGTCCAGcccagaagagaaagagactcaACATCCTACAGATATAGCTTCCAGAAACCACTATCTGTGTCCTTCTCCAGGGCCTCACCACCTGCCTTAGAGATGATTCTTCAGGCGCTGTCTCCTGTCCAAGGACACTGCTATTACAGCAGCCCCTCAGGGAGGCACAGAGAGTAAGCCACCTTCACCTGGGTACAGAGCTGCGAAGGCAGGCtcgctttggtttggttttcagagCACACTGGGTCAGGCTTTGAGATTCACATAAAAGCTCTGGGTGCCTCTGCCTGTGTTTGTACCTTTTCTGTTTCTAGAGGGAAACTGACACAGTGGCCCTCAACTCAGGGGTCAGTCACACAGAGGGCGCTTCCAAGTAAGAGCTGCTCTGGTGCTCAGGGCTTCCTGTGCCACTCACGTGACTTGGGTGTTCACTGGGGAGTGAGGGGCCAGAAGTTCCAGCTCCCAAAGTACACTTTCCACATGTTGGGTGGGGTGATCAGTTTTCCTGCAGGAGAGAGTAAGCCTGAGGCTGCTGTGCCTGTGACACAGGCGTTCCTGGGATTCATTCAGTAAATAAACTCCAGTGTAACTCAGCCAGcttgttgatttttatttcatgggAATATAGCAGGAGGAGTCTAAAACTGGTGTTCTCAACCTCCTCATGCCGcagccctttaatgcagttccttgTGGTGAGCACAACCATAAAATAattgttgttgctacttcataactgtaattttgctactgttataagtcacaatgtaaacatctgatatgcagaatatctcaTGTGACCATCAAAGAGGTCATGACCCCCAGGTTAAGAACTGCTGGTGTAAAAGATACTGAAATGTCAAGGGGCAAGAGAAGGGAGCAGATAGAAGGGGTTGAAAGAACTTGTATA encodes the following:
- the Cdk20 gene encoding cyclin-dependent kinase 20 isoform X3; the encoded protein is MAFLTRPSGKSRLCRRSRTVSFVLAFEFMLSDLAEVVRHAQRPLAPAQVKSYLQMLLKGVAFCHANNIVHRDLKPANLLISASGELKIADFGLARVFSPDGGRLYTHQVATRWYRAPELLYGARQYDQGVDLWAVGCIMGELLNGSPLFPGENDIEQLCCVLRILGTPSPRVWPEITELPDYNKISFKEQAPVPLEEVLPDASPQALDLLGQFLLYPPHQRISASQALLHQYFFTAPLPAHPSELPIPQRPGGPAPKAHSGPPHVHDFHVDRPLEESLLNPELIRPFIPEG